In a single window of the Gossypium hirsutum isolate 1008001.06 chromosome A13, Gossypium_hirsutum_v2.1, whole genome shotgun sequence genome:
- the LOC107939081 gene encoding calreticulin, translated as MAIPKRIPNFISLILVSFFVIASAEVFFEERFDDGWESRWVKSDWKKDDNMAGEWNYTSGKWSGNLNDKGIQTSEDYRFYAISAKFPEVNNKGKTLVFQFSVKHEQQLDCGGGYMKLLSGDIDQKNFGGDTPYSIMFGPDICGSTKKVHAILHYKGTNHLMKKEVPCETDQLTHVYTFILHPDATYKILIDNVGKRTGSLYTDWDLLPPKRIKDPSAKKPEDWDDKEFIPDPEDKKPEGYDDIPKEIPDPDAKKPEDWDDEEDGEWTPSTIPNPEYNGPWKPKKIKNPNYNGKWKAPKIDNPDFKDDPDLYVFPNLKHVGIELWQVKSGTLFDNILVADDVEYAKKLAEETWGKQKDAEKAAFEEAEKKKEEDSKDDSADSDVDDDHGDSSSDDGEGSESDFDSKADASKDSVEKDVHDEL; from the exons ATGGCGATTCCTAAACGGATCCCTAATTTTATCTCTCTAATTCTTGTCTCTTTCTTCGTCATTGCCTCTGCTGAAGTATTCTTCGAAGAGCGTTTCGATG ATGGATGGGAAAGTCGGTGGGTAAAATCTGACTGGAAGAAAGATGACAACATGGCTGGGGAATGGAATTACACTTCTGGAAAATGGAGTGGGAATCTTAATGACAAAGGTATTCAAACTAGTGAAGACTACAGGTTCTATGCTATTTCGGCTAAGTTCCCAGAAGTTAACAACAAGGGCAAGACTCTAGTCTTCCAATTTTCTGTCAAGCATGAGCAGCAGCTTGACTGTGGTGGTGGTTACATGAAACTACTCAGTGGTGACATTGACCAGAAGAATTTTGGTGGTGACACCCCATACAG CATTATGTTTGGGCCTGATATCTGTGGAAGCACAAAGAAAGTACATGCTATTCTTCATTACAAGGGGACAAACCACTTGATGAAAAAGGAAGTTCCATGTGAGACTGACCAACTTACTCATGTTTACACATTTATTCTGCATCCGGATGCTACTTACAAAATTCTTATTGATAATGTTGGGAAACGAACTGGTAGCTTGTACACTGATTGGGATCTTCTCCCACCGAAGAGAATCAAGGATCCCAGTGCAAAGAAG CCTGAAGATTGGGATGACAAGGAATTCATCCCTGATCCTGAAGACAAGAAGCCAGAG GGTTATGATGACATTCCAAAAGAAATCCCTGATCCTGATGCTAAGAAG CCAGAAGATTGGGATGATGAAGAAGATGGTGAATGGACACCCTCAACAATTCCCAACCCAGAGTACAATGGCCCATGGAAGCCTAAG AAAATCAAGAACCCCAACTACAATGGCAAGTGGAAGGCTCCAAAAATTGACAACCCAG ACTTCAAGGATGATCCTGATCTTTATGTTTTCCCCAACTTAAAGCATGTTGGTATTGAATTGTGGCAG GTAAAATCTGGAACATTGTTTGATAATATCTTAGTTGCTGATGATGTTGAGTATGCCAAAAAGCTAGCTGAAGAAACATGGGGCAAGCAGAAGGAT GCCGAGAAGGCTGCATTTGAGGAGGcagagaaaaagaaagaggag GACTCCAAGGATGACTCCGCAGATTCTGAT GTGGATGATGATCATGGTGATAGTAGTAGTGATGATGGTGAAGGAAGTGAGTCTGATTTCGATAGCAAAGCAGACGCAAGCAAAGACAGTGTTGAGAAAGACGTACAT GATGAGCTGTAA